In Akkermansia muciniphila, one DNA window encodes the following:
- the rsmA gene encoding 16S rRNA (adenine(1518)-N(6)/adenine(1519)-N(6))-dimethyltransferase RsmA, with the protein MKPSEIRNVLEDHEVRPSKSLGQNFLTDENVARWIVEQLEIRPEDCVVEVGPGTGSLTEHAAPLCRKLVLVEFDSRLAEYQKERWADDPHVEVHHADGASWDPRGLFAEAPVKFLGNLPYSAGGAILQNFLSRPSAVERAVVMLQKEFIDRILATPDDDAFGLLSLRIQKNWIPRALKTIPPEAFHPRPRIDSTVMLLTPRPARELPPYDDRLMDELMRRAFSQRRKQLKKQLPASPPWEDVAASLGLSPSARAEELNLSQWVELTRVYDANPLKDVAQSGDELFDIVDELNQVTGQGTRREIHEGSLRHRAVHMFLVNKHGAVLLQKRSLWKDRQPGKWDSSAAGHLDAGESYEEAAVRELKEELGVSGCGLQKIADFDAGENNGWEFISLYEGRYSGKVRFPAAEVDSVQWFTPEQIQAWVERRPQDFSPAFIPCWNAWLAANRKDHSNSNTYHDKP; encoded by the coding sequence ATGAAACCGTCCGAGATCAGGAATGTTCTGGAAGACCATGAAGTGCGCCCCAGCAAGTCCCTGGGTCAGAATTTCCTGACGGATGAGAATGTAGCCCGCTGGATTGTGGAGCAGCTCGAAATCCGGCCGGAGGACTGTGTGGTGGAGGTAGGGCCAGGAACCGGCTCCCTGACGGAACATGCCGCCCCCCTTTGCCGCAAACTGGTTCTGGTGGAATTTGACTCCCGACTGGCGGAATACCAGAAAGAGCGCTGGGCCGATGATCCCCATGTGGAAGTTCACCATGCCGACGGCGCTTCCTGGGATCCGAGGGGGCTGTTTGCAGAGGCCCCTGTCAAATTCCTTGGCAATCTCCCTTATTCCGCGGGAGGAGCCATCCTCCAGAATTTTCTGTCCAGGCCCAGCGCTGTGGAACGTGCCGTGGTGATGCTTCAGAAGGAGTTTATCGACCGTATTCTGGCGACGCCGGATGATGATGCCTTCGGGCTGTTGTCCCTGCGCATCCAGAAGAACTGGATTCCCCGTGCCCTCAAAACCATCCCGCCGGAAGCGTTTCATCCCCGTCCGCGTATTGATTCCACCGTGATGCTGCTCACTCCCCGTCCAGCCCGCGAGCTGCCTCCATATGACGACCGGCTGATGGACGAACTGATGCGCAGGGCTTTTTCCCAGCGGCGCAAACAATTGAAAAAACAGCTCCCCGCTTCTCCCCCATGGGAGGATGTAGCTGCTTCCCTGGGGCTTTCCCCTTCCGCCAGGGCTGAAGAGTTGAATTTGTCCCAGTGGGTGGAACTAACGCGCGTTTATGATGCCAATCCTCTCAAGGATGTGGCGCAGAGCGGGGATGAATTGTTTGACATCGTGGATGAACTCAACCAGGTGACGGGGCAGGGCACGCGCCGGGAGATACATGAAGGCAGCCTCCGTCATCGTGCCGTACACATGTTTCTGGTCAACAAGCATGGAGCCGTTCTTCTCCAGAAAAGGTCCTTATGGAAAGACAGGCAGCCGGGCAAATGGGATTCCTCCGCAGCCGGGCATCTGGATGCCGGGGAAAGTTATGAGGAAGCCGCGGTGCGGGAGCTGAAGGAGGAGCTGGGCGTGTCCGGCTGCGGGCTGCAGAAAATCGCGGATTTTGACGCCGGAGAAAATAACGGCTGGGAATTCATCTCCCTTTATGAAGGACGGTATTCCGGGAAGGTTCGTTTTCCAGCGGCGGAAGTGGACAGCGTGCAGTGGTTTACGCCGGAGCAAATCCAGGCGTGGGTGGAACGCCGTCCGCAGGATTTCTCCCCTGCATTCATTCCGTGTTGGAATGCATGGCTGGCTGCGAACAGAAAAGATCATTCTAACTCAAATACATATCATGATAAACCCTGA
- the galE gene encoding UDP-glucose 4-epimerase GalE — MKVLVTGGAGYIGSHTVRQLIKTGADVTVLDNMVYGHVGALVDPEVKLVKGDLGDASVVYPLLMKGDFDAVIHFAAFINVGESVQNPLKYYMNNIARPLVLLGAMQAAGVKRFVFSSTCATYGVPTQIPIPETEKQDPINPYGSSKYMLEKVCRDCDRAWGLKSVFLRYFNASGCSEDGLIGEDHEPETHLIPNILLTLTGEKEYIEVFGTDYDTPDGTCIRDYIHVNDLADAHLKAVDYLMKGGATECFNLGTGLGLSVREILETAEKVTGKKIPVRYGPRREGDPPRLIANPKKAKEILGWEARCKDAGAIVETAWKWMTGPRRGHY; from the coding sequence ATGAAAGTACTTGTAACCGGCGGAGCCGGATATATTGGTTCCCACACGGTGCGCCAGCTCATCAAAACAGGCGCAGACGTGACCGTGCTGGACAACATGGTGTACGGTCACGTGGGAGCCCTTGTGGACCCGGAAGTGAAACTGGTCAAGGGGGATTTGGGAGATGCCTCCGTGGTTTATCCTCTCCTGATGAAGGGCGACTTTGACGCCGTGATTCACTTTGCCGCCTTTATTAATGTGGGGGAATCCGTCCAGAACCCCCTCAAGTACTACATGAACAACATCGCCAGGCCCCTCGTCCTTCTGGGCGCCATGCAAGCCGCCGGCGTCAAGCGTTTTGTTTTCTCCTCCACCTGCGCCACGTATGGCGTTCCCACCCAGATTCCTATCCCGGAAACGGAAAAGCAGGATCCCATCAATCCTTACGGAAGTTCCAAATACATGCTGGAAAAAGTTTGCAGGGACTGTGACCGCGCCTGGGGCCTCAAAAGCGTTTTTCTGCGCTATTTCAATGCCTCAGGCTGCAGCGAGGACGGCCTGATCGGTGAAGACCACGAACCGGAAACCCACCTTATCCCCAACATCCTGCTCACGCTGACCGGGGAAAAGGAATACATCGAAGTCTTCGGAACGGATTACGACACTCCGGACGGCACCTGCATCCGCGACTACATCCACGTCAATGACCTGGCGGACGCCCACTTGAAAGCGGTGGACTACCTGATGAAAGGAGGGGCTACAGAGTGCTTCAATCTCGGAACAGGCCTGGGACTTTCCGTCCGGGAAATCCTGGAAACGGCTGAAAAAGTCACCGGCAAAAAAATTCCCGTCCGCTACGGCCCGCGCCGTGAAGGCGATCCGCCCCGCCTGATTGCCAATCCGAAGAAAGCCAAGGAAATCCTTGGCTGGGAAGCCAGGTGCAAGGATGCCGGAGCTATCGTGGAAACCGCATGGAAGTGGATGACCGGCCCGCGCCGCGGCCACTATTAA
- a CDS encoding prenyltransferase/squalene oxidase repeat-containing protein: MSLHIESTEDALAELKKQRTKTLTAAISVSFLGVALMGLLLYLVHIIVAVPEDPPMVAYATQEGDNPDIDTPEVTQTTQRPSSSSTSAQVKVIAAVATADVAVVNPDIEVDVPSEELSMGIDIGDGFGTGTGDGDGGGIPGIISKRCDLNDRMKRITENGGTPQCEEAVVKSLRWLKTQQNGNGSWGEGQFRASMTGISLLAYLAHCETPLSEEFGENVLKGISFLVDLGMKNPVLSEQPALKEICYDHAVATYALCEAYTFCKQMDIPSISNLEKVVVKAVDRIIDAQCPNGGWAYSYNNKINPDIDLSVTGWNVQALKAAEHGGIKPTKGEIRSTLRKASSYVRKNVMPDGKFSYKENGNMPRSSLVGVGVLSLQMTGNGSDSAARKGLDWIKNNIKALQWGQGSGTENVKSNLYMHYYCVQAAMNRGGDVWTSYNKAFRDAVLSGQNADGSFRKNDVGFVSGMRGKSENIYRQCLATLMLETYYRFLPGTGEGTKNS; this comes from the coding sequence ATGAGTCTGCATATTGAAAGTACTGAAGACGCTCTTGCGGAATTGAAGAAACAGCGGACCAAGACACTGACCGCCGCCATTTCCGTCTCTTTCCTCGGCGTCGCCCTCATGGGCCTCCTCCTCTACCTGGTACATATCATTGTAGCCGTCCCGGAAGATCCGCCCATGGTCGCCTACGCCACCCAGGAAGGCGACAACCCGGATATCGACACGCCGGAAGTCACCCAGACCACCCAGCGCCCCAGCAGTTCCTCCACTTCCGCTCAGGTGAAGGTCATAGCCGCTGTGGCAACGGCGGACGTCGCAGTAGTCAATCCGGACATTGAAGTGGACGTCCCCTCGGAAGAGCTTTCCATGGGCATCGACATCGGCGACGGCTTCGGGACCGGCACGGGAGACGGAGACGGGGGAGGCATTCCCGGCATCATCTCCAAACGCTGCGACTTGAACGACCGCATGAAGCGCATCACGGAAAACGGAGGCACCCCGCAGTGCGAGGAAGCCGTAGTCAAGTCCCTCCGCTGGCTGAAAACACAGCAGAACGGCAACGGCTCCTGGGGTGAAGGACAATTCCGCGCCTCCATGACCGGTATTTCCCTGCTGGCCTATCTGGCCCATTGCGAAACGCCTCTTTCCGAGGAATTCGGAGAAAACGTCCTGAAGGGCATCTCCTTCCTGGTAGACTTGGGCATGAAAAACCCCGTCCTGTCGGAACAGCCCGCCTTGAAGGAAATCTGTTATGACCACGCGGTAGCCACCTACGCCCTGTGCGAAGCCTATACCTTCTGCAAGCAGATGGACATCCCTTCCATTTCCAATCTGGAAAAGGTCGTCGTAAAAGCCGTGGACAGGATTATTGACGCCCAGTGCCCCAACGGCGGCTGGGCCTACAGCTACAATAACAAAATCAATCCGGACATCGACCTTTCCGTCACCGGATGGAACGTGCAGGCCCTCAAGGCCGCCGAACACGGAGGCATCAAACCTACCAAAGGGGAAATCCGCTCCACACTGCGCAAGGCCTCAAGCTACGTGCGCAAGAACGTCATGCCGGACGGCAAGTTCTCCTATAAGGAAAACGGCAATATGCCCCGTTCCTCCCTGGTAGGCGTGGGCGTGCTTTCTCTGCAAATGACGGGCAACGGCTCGGACAGCGCCGCCCGCAAGGGACTGGACTGGATCAAAAACAATATCAAAGCCCTCCAGTGGGGCCAGGGAAGCGGCACGGAAAACGTCAAGAGCAATCTCTACATGCATTACTACTGCGTGCAGGCCGCCATGAACCGTGGCGGAGACGTATGGACCTCCTACAACAAAGCGTTCCGGGACGCTGTGCTCAGCGGCCAGAATGCGGACGGCAGTTTCCGGAAAAATGATGTAGGATTCGTTTCCGGCATGCGCGGCAAATCTGAAAACATCTACCGCCAGTGCCTGGCAACGCTGATGCTGGAAACCTATTACCGTTTCCTGCCAGGTACGGGGGAAGGCACCAAGAACTCCTGA